The sequence CGCCTGACAGGCTTCGCGGTGGACCGTCGCCTGCGCCTGCTGGAGGGCAGCATCACCGATCCGAGCCTGTTGCGCAGGGCCCTGGCCGATGGCATGGACGTGGTCTTCCACCTGGTCAGCGTCCCAGGCGGCGCGGCGGAGCAGCAGTACGCCCTCGGCCACCAGGTGAACCTGCTGGCGAGCCTGGAGTTGCTGGAGCAGCTGCGCCGTGCGGCTGCCCCGGCGGTAATGGTGTACGCCAGCAGCGTGGCGGTGTACGGCGTCGACCTGCCCAAACGCATGGACGAAGGCCTGATGCCGCAGCCGGCGCTGTCCTATGGCGCCCACAAACTGATGGTGGAGACCCAGATCAGCGACCTGTCCCGGCGCGGAGAGGTGGACGGCCGCGTCCTGCGACTGCCCGGAATCGTCGCCCGCCCACGGGTACCCAATGGCTTGCGCTCGGCCTTCATGAGCGACCTGATGCATGCCCTGGCTGCTGGTGAAGCCTACGAGTGCCCGGTGTCGGCGGACGCCACCGCCTGGTGGATGTCGGCAAGCTGCTGCGTCGACAACCTGCTGCACGCCGCCGAACTCGACAACCCCGGGGCGCAGCCCATCTGGCAGCTGCCGGTACTGCAGCTGTCCATCGCCCAAGTGGTGGAAGCCCTGGCCGATGCCTTTGGCGACGACCGTCGCGCACTGGTGAGTTACCTGCCGGACGCCGGCCTGGAGGCCCTGTTCGGCCGCTATCCACCCCTGCGCACGCCCCAGGCCCGCGCCCTTGGCTTCCGCCACGACGGTTCGGCCCAGGCCCTGGTGCGTAACGCCTTGAACCTCGCCTCCCGGCGCTCCCACGCCGTCGAACACTCCGCTTGAGGACTGCCACCATGACCCCTGCCCGCAAACGCCGCCTCGTCGACCTCTCGGTGACCCTGGACAACAACCCCTACACCGACCCGCCGCCGCTGCTGCCGAAGATCGACTACATGGATCACCAGCAGGGCTGGCCGGAAATGGCCGCCATGTTCCCCGGCCTGTCCCTCGACCAGATGCCGGGCAATGAATCCTGGGCCGCCGAGCGCCTGGCGATCACCACCCACAGCGGCACCCACATGGATGCGCCCTGGCACTACGCGTCCACGACCGATGGCGGCAAGCCGGCCTTCGGCATCGACGAATTGCCCCTGGAGTGGTGCCTGCAGCCGGGGGTG is a genomic window of Pseudomonas resinovorans NBRC 106553 containing:
- a CDS encoding NAD-dependent epimerase/dehydratase family protein, with amino-acid sequence MRVMITGAAGFLGRQLVQRLLESGRLQGREIEALVLLDQRLTGFAVDRRLRLLEGSITDPSLLRRALADGMDVVFHLVSVPGGAAEQQYALGHQVNLLASLELLEQLRRAAAPAVMVYASSVAVYGVDLPKRMDEGLMPQPALSYGAHKLMVETQISDLSRRGEVDGRVLRLPGIVARPRVPNGLRSAFMSDLMHALAAGEAYECPVSADATAWWMSASCCVDNLLHAAELDNPGAQPIWQLPVLQLSIAQVVEALADAFGDDRRALVSYLPDAGLEALFGRYPPLRTPQARALGFRHDGSAQALVRNALNLASRRSHAVEHSA